One stretch of Acropora muricata isolate sample 2 chromosome 12, ASM3666990v1, whole genome shotgun sequence DNA includes these proteins:
- the LOC136892255 gene encoding protein snail homolog Sna-like, which yields MPKAFLVKKKTEKIKRVPHNLLPASIPVIGYSSEFQHAVPHIKQTGVPCQIPAEICWQKRLFSYPAEVTSLKAIREEPAAKSETLVSAEKQKQNDFSSVDKNGNEIASGQTATNNYECHDCRKSYSSVTSLLRHQQYHCHPNHKRPFHCKYCDKLYVSLGALKMHIRTHTLPCKCKICGKAFSRPWLLQGHIRTHTGEKPYKCPNCQRAFADRSNLRAHLQTHSEVKKYSCGLCSKSFSRMSLLLKHEASGCPGNAP from the exons ATGCCAAAAGCATTCTTAGTCAAGAAGAAAACCGAGAAGATCAAAAGAGTTCCTCACAATCTTCTGCCTGCCTCCATTCCAGTGATCG GTTACTCTTCAGAATTTCAACATGCTGTCCCACATATCAAGCAAACAGGAGTTCCGTGCCAAATTCCTGCTGAAATCTGCTGGCAAAAGCGACTTTTCTCGTATCCAGCTGAAGTCACAAGTCTTAAAGCGATAAGAGAAGAGCCCGCTGCTAAGAGTGAGACTTTAGTATctgctgaaaaacaaaaacaaaatgacttCTCGAGCGTCGACAAAAACGGCAATGAAATAGCTTCGGGGCAAACTGCGACAAACAACTACGAGTGTCACGACTGCAGAAAAAGCTATTCATCTGTTACTTCTTTACTTCGTCATCAGCAGTACCACTGCCATCCCAACCACAAGCGGCCATTCCATTGCAAATACTGTGACAAACTCTACGTGTCGCTCGGCGCACTTAAAATGCACATTCGAACGCACACGCTTCCATGCAAGTGCAAAATTTGCGGTAAGGCGTTCAGCCGACCTTGGTTGCTCCAGGGACACATCCGAACCCACACCGGAGAAAAGCCTTACAAATGCCCGAACTGCCAACGAGCTTTCGCCGACAGATCCAATCTCCGTGCACATTTACAGACACATTCAGAGGTCAAAAAATACTCTTGTGGCCTTTGCTCAAAGTCTTTTTCACGAATGTCGCTCTTGCTGAAGCACGAAGCCAGCGGATGTCCTGGAAATGCCCCCTGA
- the LOC136892250 gene encoding tRNA N(3)-methylcytidine methyltransferase METTL2-like isoform X1 — protein MADENESSRPQFGNRFLSDPSKVFEHNAWDNVEWDSDQEHAASQKIMENSEVILEENEQVLYEEKASNFWDEFYMQHQNRFFKDRHWLFTEFPELSGPEITYSHYDQKINSKTTKPGTCSGADTKLSTCLRNSSIVSKTDVGQLHSEKTQNISNLSNVMDASGENSLLHAKDIDRKLSQLELFDQAFPGYQKSKRILEVGCGVGNTVFPILEANKDPDLFIYCCDFSLNAIRLVKEHPDYNPERCHAFVCNITDKALVFPFPDESLDIVILIFVLSAIHPDRMQDVINRLSQLLKPGGLILFRDYGRYDMAQLRFKKGKCLAENFYVRGDGTRVYFFTPVYFIASSIVNRIDELSRIFQTAGLLEEQNYVDRRLQVNRGRQLKMYRIWVQCKYRKPR, from the exons ATGGCGGACGAGAATGAGTCTTCGCGACCCCAATTCGGCAACCGTTTTCTATCTGATCCGAGTAAAGTGTTTGAACACAATGCATG GGATAATGTGGAATGGGACAGTGATCAAGAACATGCAGCATCacaaaaaattatggaaaatTCTGAAGTTATACTTGAAGAAAATGAACAAG TGTTGTATGAGGAGAAAGCCAGTAATTTCTGGGATGAATTTTATATGCAGCATCAAAATAG GTTTTTTAAAGATCGCCACTGGTTGTTCACAGAATTTCCGGAGCTGTCTGGACCAGAGATAACATATTCTCATTATGATCAGAAAATCAACTCCAAGACTACAAAGCCAGGGACATGTTCAGGAGCAGACACAAAGTTATCCACCTGTTTACGGAACTCAAGCATCGTTAGCAAAACTGATGTTGGACAATTGCACAGTGAAAAAACACAGAATATATCAAATTTGTCCAATGTCATGGATGCAAGTGGAGAAAACAGTTTATTGCACGCAAAAGACATTGATAGAAAATTATCTCAGTTAGAGCTTTTTGATCAGGCATTTCCAGGATATCAGAAAAGCAAACGCATCCTTGAG GTTGGATGTGGTGTGGGAAATACAGTATTTCCTATCTTAGAAGCAAATAA GGATCCAGACTTATTTATTTACTGCTGTGATTTCTCCTTAAATGCAATACGTTTAGTGAAG GAGCACCCAGATTACAACCCTGAGAGATGTCATGCATTTGTGTGCAATATTACTGACAAAGCTttagtttttccttttcctgatGAAAGCTTGGATATTGTGATCCTCATTTTTGTGCTCTCAGCAATTCATCCAGATAG AATGCAAGATGTTATTAACAGATTATCCCAG CTCCTAAAACCAGGTGGATTGATTCTGTTCAGAGATTATGGTCGTTATGATATGGCTCAACTACGATTTAAGAAAG GTAAATGCTTAGCTGAAAACTTCTATGTGCGAGGAGATGGGACGAGGGTTTACTTTTTCACACCAG TGTATTTTATTGCCAGCAGTATTGTAAATCGAATTG ATGAACTGTCCCGGATATTTCAAACAGCGGGCTTGCTTGAAGAACAGAACTACGTTGACCGTAGACTACAAGTGAATCGTGGGCGCCAGCTCAAAATGTATCGAATTTGGGTTCAGTGCAAATACAGGAAGCCAAGATGA
- the LOC136892250 gene encoding tRNA N(3)-methylcytidine methyltransferase METTL2-like isoform X2, whose amino-acid sequence MADENESSRPQFGNRFLSDPSKVFEHNAWDNVEWDSDQEHAASQKIMENSEVILEENEQVLYEEKASNFWDEFYMQHQNRFFKDRHWLFTEFPELSGPEITYSHYDQKINSKTTKPGTCSGADTKLSTCLRNSSIVSKTDVGQLHSEKTQNISNLSNVMDASGENSLLHAKDIDRKLSQLELFDQAFPGYQKSKRILEVGCGVGNTVFPILEANKDPDLFIYCCDFSLNAIRLVKEHPDYNPERCHAFVCNITDKALVFPFPDESLDIVILIFVLSAIHPDRMQDVINRLSQLLKPGGLILFRDYGRYDMAQLRFKKGKCLAENFYVRGDGTRVYFFTPDELSRIFQTAGLLEEQNYVDRRLQVNRGRQLKMYRIWVQCKYRKPR is encoded by the exons ATGGCGGACGAGAATGAGTCTTCGCGACCCCAATTCGGCAACCGTTTTCTATCTGATCCGAGTAAAGTGTTTGAACACAATGCATG GGATAATGTGGAATGGGACAGTGATCAAGAACATGCAGCATCacaaaaaattatggaaaatTCTGAAGTTATACTTGAAGAAAATGAACAAG TGTTGTATGAGGAGAAAGCCAGTAATTTCTGGGATGAATTTTATATGCAGCATCAAAATAG GTTTTTTAAAGATCGCCACTGGTTGTTCACAGAATTTCCGGAGCTGTCTGGACCAGAGATAACATATTCTCATTATGATCAGAAAATCAACTCCAAGACTACAAAGCCAGGGACATGTTCAGGAGCAGACACAAAGTTATCCACCTGTTTACGGAACTCAAGCATCGTTAGCAAAACTGATGTTGGACAATTGCACAGTGAAAAAACACAGAATATATCAAATTTGTCCAATGTCATGGATGCAAGTGGAGAAAACAGTTTATTGCACGCAAAAGACATTGATAGAAAATTATCTCAGTTAGAGCTTTTTGATCAGGCATTTCCAGGATATCAGAAAAGCAAACGCATCCTTGAG GTTGGATGTGGTGTGGGAAATACAGTATTTCCTATCTTAGAAGCAAATAA GGATCCAGACTTATTTATTTACTGCTGTGATTTCTCCTTAAATGCAATACGTTTAGTGAAG GAGCACCCAGATTACAACCCTGAGAGATGTCATGCATTTGTGTGCAATATTACTGACAAAGCTttagtttttccttttcctgatGAAAGCTTGGATATTGTGATCCTCATTTTTGTGCTCTCAGCAATTCATCCAGATAG AATGCAAGATGTTATTAACAGATTATCCCAG CTCCTAAAACCAGGTGGATTGATTCTGTTCAGAGATTATGGTCGTTATGATATGGCTCAACTACGATTTAAGAAAG GTAAATGCTTAGCTGAAAACTTCTATGTGCGAGGAGATGGGACGAGGGTTTACTTTTTCACACCAG ATGAACTGTCCCGGATATTTCAAACAGCGGGCTTGCTTGAAGAACAGAACTACGTTGACCGTAGACTACAAGTGAATCGTGGGCGCCAGCTCAAAATGTATCGAATTTGGGTTCAGTGCAAATACAGGAAGCCAAGATGA
- the LOC136892251 gene encoding adenosine receptor A1-like: MTGANGTNNTTNTQRPTADLFPSPLGWAITYAVLAVAVVLGNSLTIAAFSINRRLAHARTNYFIVSLGIADFMVGACSIPMYAAELMFYHFYEGKRSSLFHEIYLPVDAFMGFASVFTLVAIALDRACSVLFPHKHKTISKTAYLCAIALVWFHAACVAALHLLSNLTSGVLPIEVFNYAVIVGIFISLMTISVAYATVWHRVRNPPKLHHRDTTMQEKKLAVTLSMITFVFVLTWVPFYILNIFSMFCLSCYVLELVYFAKFLHYSNSFANFIIYALKIPKFRRTVFQILCGKRGGTKRPKEPPIKLPAENKNLSVKDIEIELNSEANDQTRPDQ; the protein is encoded by the coding sequence ATGACAGGAGCAAATGGAACAAACAATACCACCAACACTCAACGACCGACAGCTGATCTGTTCCCAAGCCCTCTAGGCTGGGCAATTACATACGCCGTGCTGGCAGTGGCTGTTGTCCTGGGAAACTCTCTCACCATAGCAGCCTTCAGCATCAATCGAAGACTCGCGCATGCGCGAACAAACTACTTCATCGTAAGCCTGGGAATCGCAGATTTCATGGTCGGCGCATGCTCCATACCAATGTACGCTGCAGAACTAATGTTTTATCACTTTTACGAAGGAAAAAGAAGTTCCCTTTTTCATGAAATTTATCTTCCGGTGGATGCCTTCATGGGTTTTGCCTCGGTCTTCACTCTTGTCGCCATTGCCCTGGATCGCGCATGCTCTGTACTCTTTCCTCACAAACACAAAACCATCTCGAAAACCGCTTATTTATGTGCAATAGCACTGGTTTGGTTTCATGCCGCATGTGTGGCCGCCCTGCACTTGTTAAGTAACCTTACCAGCGGAGTATTGCCGATTGAAGTTTTCAATTATGCTGTAATTGTCGGTATATTTATCTCTCTGATGACCATCAGTGTTGCCTACGCTACGGTATGGCACAGGGTTCGTAACCCTCCGAAACTACACCACAGGGATACAACAATGCAAGAGAAAAAGTTGGCAGTTACACTGTCAATGATCACATTCGTGTTTGTTCTGACCTGGGTTCCCTTTTATATATTGAATATATTTTCTATGTTTTGCCTTTCGTGTTATGTGCTAGAATTAGTGTACTTTGCTAAGTTCTTGCACTATAGTAATTCCTTTGCCAACTTTATCATTTATGCACTCAAAATTCCCAAATTTCGAAGGAcggtatttcaaattttgtgtGGGAAAAGAGGAGGTACAAAGAGACCCAAGGAACCACCGATAAAATTGCCggcagaaaataaaaatctctCAGTCAAGGACATTGAAATTGAACTCAATTCAGAAGCTAATGATCAGACAAGACCGGACCAATAG